atactctCGTCTTTGCACGCTTTTGCATGTTACGCAACAATAACAGAATTTGTTTTTCAGGTATGTCTAATAATTACGCTTGTTCGGCCGTCGTTGTTGTTTTGGGAATACTCTCTAATATACTCTCAATATACTTAgcctatatattatatctgcTTAAAAATATCTGCGTTGTATGCGTTTGCACGTACATCGTAAACTTCGTGATCACGTTCCTCGCCGTTAAGAAATTCCGAAAATTAATCGCGAATGACACGCATAAAAAGAAGATGAAGTGatcttaaaaagttaattgtatttttttacgatCATTCAAGaagatattgttataataGTAGTTGTAATAGTACTCTCTATTTACACTGGGTACAGTAGAGGCTTATTAAATTTGGTTTCCCTAATTTTGTCATTTCGCTCTTATCGTTTCATAAAGTCAAAATTAGAATGACTCTCTACTGTATACAGATTTTCTCAGGTAGATAAATGTGAACTTTGATACTTCTATTATTATAACGAAAGAGATTGAGGTATTTTTTTCACGTTATGCACTGCAAAAACACAACTCAATGAAttcttttatacttatttacgcaatgttttaaatataaaaataatatataaaaaaacttccgtttatatatttatattattgtaaatcaaCGATATATGAacactatataaataatatcgcatctatataaaatttgtatatttatttgttaataaaattttacatgcgATGATATGCGAAATGTTCCGCGATATTTCTTTTCAATGCTGCCGTTTTCACTGCTGCAATTATTCATGTGGGATAAAGTATACATCAGATTGGAAATATTAAGAAGGTAAGAAGTATAATGATGCGGCACATACTGGATGTTTATAAAGCGGCTCCTAGATGATCTTAGATAACATTGTACAATATTCCTCGCTATTCACATTCAAATTGAATAAGCCTCGagataattattgatattatgtaATGATATTGAACGCCTAGAAACcgtttaatgatttttacattttctattttgcgAAAATGTCAGTAATTTGTCGAAAACACATGGGACACGTAaacattagaattaaaaatatatgaaacgttttgcaatatttaaaaagattaggaTTCGATTGTTCCCGATTCTAtcctaataaattttatacgatCGATTTCAGAGAATGTGAACGAGTCCTCGTCGTTTCCAATAGATTCACATTAAATAATTCGCAAGGATAATATCGgacaagtatatatatatatatatatatatatatatatatatatatatatatatatatctcgcgAAATAGTAAGTagaactttatatttttctcatctacaaataaaacaaatcgtAACTTCAgcacttattaatttcttgaACAGTTTCCAAGCTGTATCTGATTACTATCACTATTATTTCCGTCACGCCGACgatattctatattaaaacGCGTAACTAGGCGATACGTGATAAGATGGAAATAAAGCCAACTGTTTAatgagaataaattaaaaaatataatatgtaatatctaCATGTGAACGTGTGGCCATCAGTGACGCAATTAAGAATAGGATTGAGGATTTCAACGATAACAAAAAGgggaataaaaacaaaagtacTACAAGATTCTCGAAAGTACATACGTCCGAAATCTACACGCAaaacacacacaaatatagtTGATTACTTTACTACATCTGTAGACTTTTGcttaaaatttgtatcattCATATTTCGAAAAAACTTCGTGTACCCGCGTGTTTGGTGAGAGGGATAGCGCAAATTAGCGTCCTAAAAAGGATACGGATGGTTTATTATCACGTCTCTGACGACCACCTCAGTATTTACCGTCTCTGGACAGATCCCTGTTACTACGGCTAATGCTGGCGAGAATGCCGGGGCTCTTGAGCGGCGGCGTCTCGTCCAGGCGGTTCAGGTGTAAATTGGAGGTATACGGCGCGCGGACCGCCGGCGCGCCGCCGTTCCTGTCGGCCTCGACGTTAAAGCTCTTGCTGCGCGACAGGGTCGACTTGTACGTACGTTCGGGTTTCGGTGGTGCCTGAAGAGTGCTGTACGCGGGAGGCGCGTTCACCTTGGGCGACGTGCTCACCGTGTTTTTGATCGATATGTTGATCATGCTGCTgtactgctgctgctgctgctgatgctggCCCAGTTTGCCGGGTGTGCCGTACCTGGCGATGTTCGCCTTCTGGTGCCGTCTGGCTTGCGGGCGTGCCGATTGTCCGTCACCGGCGGAGTGCAGGTTCCGCGGTAACGTCTGAGTCGACCGGAAGTGCTCGTCCCTCTCGTGATCGCCAACCGTCAGTCTGCCGGTGGACTTGCTAAACCTGCCGAGGGAGCTGCTGGTGGCGACGCTGAAACGCGGTCGTTTCCGAAAGGTGATTCCCGAGTCGCGTGGAAGCGCTTTCTCTCGTCGACGATCGAATGAGCCTATCAAGCCGTACATACGTTCGATTTCCCTTTTTCATGCGATTCCCTTCATGCAGCCTTCACCCCCGAAATCGAAGCACGGATTCGCACGAGGATGCGAGACTTTTAAAGATTACCCAAGCGGCCCCCGATTTAGACGTTCACACTTTGGCGTCTCCTGAAGCTCGTACAACTACGTCGATTGGCGATCGAGCGATGAGATAGCGAGTTCTATTCATACGACGACAGATTCTGATCGAGAGACAAATTTTCACTGACAACGTGTGAAAGCGCGCGCGTGAAATATCCTCGAAACGCTATGTCACTCCTAACATATTTCATGCATAGACAGATCTGTAGAGCTTACTCTCGGAATTAGTTAGATCCCTCGCACTTTTCATTTGAAGTCGACTTTCCCTCGAAAGGTGAGAATCAACGTCATTCTTTGTCACTCTTTGATATTCCTCTTTACATATGCAATTTCACTTATCTCAAAGAGAggcagaaagagaaaaagaggaagcaaaagattagaaaattataaaagaatatcatccgataaattctataaaaaccATCTTACAAATCCCAATTAGTAACGCAAACACTGAATTTAGATACTAAtcaaagaaaaacattaatttaattcataaaaatctcatagattttaattagtaattcttttaaataccTAATGTGGAAAAAAACCACATGAAAAAAGAACGGAAGACTCAcgcaatatattttacaaggGACACCGCTGTACAATCACACGTTACGTGAAGATATTTCAGTAGCGGGGGCGATAATAACGATAACGATAAGGGTATTAAGGGCAGTATCAGTCGCAGggcgattttaattaaaatacagaagAGAGCTTATCAGTCAAAATTTGTCTCTCTTTCGCTACGCCATATCGAGTACTTGGATTACCTGTGCTCGGAATCTACGGCAATTTTACCGGAGCCACGTGATCTTCCCTGCCGCGGCCGATCTCGGTCGTTCTCGTATCCCTTCTCGCGGCCGTAGATACTGCCGCCGAAGGGATCCTCGCCCAGGTAGTATCTCTGCAAGGGCGGCGGCGTGGACTCGCTGCGTTGCCACTCCTGGACACCGTGGTCGGCCAGCCTGGTGGTAGTCTTCGTGGCGACCTTGCCCGACGGGTTTCGCGGCGATCGCGGCGGTCTCTCCGGTGGTTTGTGGCTGTTCTCGTCCATGTCCCTTTCGCTCACGAAAGGGATATTCCTGTCGATCACGTTGTACTGCATGTAGGTCGGGCCGTTGTCGTCGGTCTGCGTCAGCTGCGAGGTCGAACCACCGCTTGCCCGTTTGTTCTTTCTCTCCGTGCTGGCCGAACGTAATTTGCCCACCAGCTTCCGAAAGGATTCGCCGATCTTGTACTTAGATCCTTGACCTGcgaataaatttgcaattatcgCAACGTATCATCAGTTTGCCTCGTAGTCTGATCGTAATAatgaatttgatttattttcaactaaaattataattgtaaattactaACTGGAGTACTTAGACTTTTCAGCTTGAATGAAATCGCGAAAGAAAACTCACCCTTCGACGCCCGTGAACTATCCGACTTCTTTTCTTCGCGACCGTTCATCGGCGATTTCGGTGAGATCGATCGCGATCGCGGCGTGGTACTTCTGTAGTCGCGCTCGGGTGTCTGCGATCGAACGTCGCGATTACGACTCTCCCAGGTTCTCTGCACCACGTGTACCGGACTTGAGGTGCGACCTGACGGTGGCTCGTTCGAACTAATCCTCTCTTCCGATTTTGCCCActgtaaaaagttataataatcaataaccCCAATGCTCTataaatttcacaacaaagagggaaaaaattttatacctgTTCCTTCGATCTTCGACGCACCGGCGGGGATGGTGTACGTTGCCGTTCGTCGACATAATCCTGATACTCGCGTCGGAACGATTCGTAAGTTTTCGAATGCGATGATTCAACTTGATTTCTCTTGTGCCCGTGGGCATGCCCGTTGACTCGTGGAGCTTCCACATACCGAACCGGAGAGTTCGCTCGCGCGTGATTTTGCTTCTCTGTGTAGAATTATGTTCACATTACTTGAATTCGTGCACTAATTGATATTTGTTCGGATAAAGTTGCAATATGTAcacaattcaattattttctaaattttaaataataatacatttctgttatccatttttaaagaaattttacaatttcattttattatactatgaCACTATGTGAATAAGTTAATACTATTTACCACAAATTCTTTTTACCTTTCCCTTGATATCGTTCCGACCACTCGCTGATCCCATGAAAATATTCTGAAGGCGAGCCTGATTCTCGACCACGTCGCTGATTGCGGCTGGAGCTTGCGTTCTGATAATCGCGCTCCTTCGGCGCGCAGGATTTCATCGTGACGTTGATGTAGCTCGTGTTAGTGCCGGTGGGAAGAGGAGAATCGTCGGCGTCGAGGGACCCGTGCGAGGAACGAGAATCGCTGCCGAAGTGGCTTTCCAGCCACTTCGACGTTTCGAATTTTCTCGCCTCGTCCTCTTCCTCAAGGTCCAGCGGCTTTTTCGTCAGTGCATCTTTCCGGGCGGCATCCGAGAAACCTGTAAGAATTGACGATGCAATTACTGCTTTGGAAAAGAGAAACGTATCAAGTGGAAATAACTGCATTTACTATTTTCCTTCAATAGGCttcaattcttaaaaaattcattaaatacaCAACTTTGTCGTATTgaagatacacacacacacacgcgcgcgcgcgcgcgcaacagAGGAGGGTGGAAGAGGAGTTCAATCAGCTTATCAACTGTCAGACTTTTATACTTTGATGCCACTCGCGATTATCCGTTGACCCCCTGGCCAGTCGTTCGTAAACATGTGGAACGCAGCGATAGAAAATCAATAGAGAAAGGCGACGTACCGGGATACTTGTGAAAACGAGTCGTCCGCATGCCCGTCGGTGATGGTGACCAGTCGCCTATTCGTTCTCCTTCGGTTGTCTCTGCGACGTAGCGCATTTCTCGGCCGACTCTCTCGCCGGCCGAGATGTAGTCCACCACGTCCTCTTCCCTCTTCTTTACGTATCTCTGCGAGCTCTCTTTCCTCGTTTCAGAggcgtcgtcgttgtcgtcctCCCCGTCGTCCGGAACCTCGTCGTCTTTGATCTTCGAAGCGGAAAAATCATCGTTACTAGCAACCATCTCTCCAGAACTCGCAAATTTTCAGTTACAtcgattacattttatttgcgtataatgaaaattacattttgtacataattaAGTACTCTTTTACAGTTCGTAAAAATGATGGAGATAAATCGTGACGCGAAGAGAAAACTATAATGATGGAAGTATATTAACCAGTTTTTGCTGTCGCGACTCACCTCTTCGTGCTCGACCGTTCGCTTCTTCTCGGTAACGATTAATCCATCAGCCTTCAGTTCCTTTTTCTCCAAGGTCTTCTCGGTGTCGATGACTTTGTTTGACCTAGTCGTGTGCTGAATGACCCGCGGACCGGACTGCGGCGCCAGCTGTTTCGAAGATTCGGCGAGAGCGACCCGCAGGTCGCCTCTATTGTTGCGCACCGCCTTCTGGTAGGCCTGAAAGCCAGATGTGGACCCGCATTAACTCTCGTCAGCCCCCCCCTTTGGGGTTGAAACCCCGACGAAggcactttttaaaaaaggttttacgttttaattatttgtccttgtttctacatatatttttagcaATTCAAATGTGTTTTGAGTAACTTAGCTATTACAGttgtcaattatttattatttatttatggcGGGGAAGGGCACAAACCCTTGAGCGCAATTTTATAAACGCGACCTTGGTAACAGTAAACCGGCTGATCCGGCTCTATGcctatttttctctttcttccgcaaaattatattgcttttaaaaaagaatgtgACGCTCGAGACCAGCTGTAATGGAGCAAGTGCGCGTAATCGTATACTAATGAATATGCAAAGGTATCACAAATCAGAGAGAAGACATGATAAACCAGAAATTCATCTTTGCGAGCTTTAATTAATGGACATCTAGTTGACACGCAGATATCATCTAGATTACTGAAATTTAATCACAGAAAAGCGccgacaataataattatcggtTACTGCTCTTTCGTCCcggtataaataaaacgatcCGCGATGAATAATTAACGAACAAAAATATGtcatgtttcaatattatcttaatcgttaattccattttaaattcgctttcctcctctctctctctctctctctcattcacTCATTCTCTTTCGCTTTTATTCTTTATGAGtttctcttaaaatatcaCATCTAATGAATTCGATTAAAGCATCTTTGATTTTACTCGAGCGAAATTTAAATACGTCAAGTAGTTACGTGTATCAAGAAATACGTCTGCGTTGCGTGTCGTCggacaaataaattaaaaattgtgcaaaGTGCCGGTTACGATGACACGACGCGATTCTCCGACTTCCGTCGAGAGAACGACTCAGTTATTCGAGCACGCGGAGGATGATGACGAGCATGACGAGATCGCCACATCGGAAAAACTGGTGTCCATcgtgcgacattattatatgtattttcaatCGAACCTGTGTTCCGATCTATAGGCAGCGGTGTTGCAGCGGCACTCGTGCACTTCGGCGTTCCGTTCGATTTCAGCGCGAGCATGcgacaattaattatatatctctttGCGGTTATCTCcctggagagagagagagagagagagagagagagagagagagagagagagagagaagcgtttatttaaacattctaGGGCAAGCCCTTTAAGAACGTACaaagtaaagtaaaatgtGGAGCAGTTTTGATTTTACAGTGACAgattagaaaattgtaaagagagagagagagagagagagagagagagagagagagagagagagagagagagggggagaaagagaggcacGGTACGCGCGATCTCGCCGGCACGTCGCGTTCGATTAAGCGGCGCACGTCTTTTTTCGGCGTCCCGGCATCTCTCTCGCGCGAGCGGACGACACGACTCTCGAGAGGAATCTCGAGACTACGAGGCGTTTCAGGACCACACGGTGGAGGAATTCCGCGGCGAGGACGTGGACGAGTACACGAGCGGGACACTGTCGGCGGGCGGATTCGCGGCTGATCGCACCCGCGGCACCCGAGAGACGTGCGGAACAGCTGCTGAGACTGCGGCTGCGGGCTGCGGGCATCTCACGGGCCCCTTCATCGCCATTGGGTGAAGGGAGAGCAAAATCGAGAGATCATCGACTTCCACTTCTTCAGATccctttccctctctttctctctctctctctctctctctctctctctctctctctctctctctctctctctctttctctttgtctctcGCTTTCCGCGATCGCCCCTCTCCTTCGCCCTCTCGCTCTCATCCGTTCCCTCTCCTGCGCTCGCCATCAGAGCCGTTCGCCGTTTAACTCCGTCCTTCCTTCGTCCTCTTCGTCCCAGAGCGATTCGACCTCCATCGTCCTGAATCGTTCATGCGCGCGAGAGCGTCTCCTCTCTCGCCCGGTATTATACCTGTTGCCCGTCTTTCGCAACGATCCGCGGGTACATACTCCTCTCCCGAGTGTATCTCCCCGTTGCCGAGGTTTGTGAAACCGCTCCGTTGCGATTTACGTGGATGCGATTGCACGCCGCCGTAGATCGCGTATCGGGGGAGAGCGAGggcttttttttcccctctcccTCGTGGCTATTCTCGGGTTTGTCTAGCCGACGCGCGTTAAATGCGCGCCGTGTTATTATGACACCGGGAACGTGACACGATCCGTCGCTATTACCTTGCCCCGATACGACGTAAACGTCAGGCTAACGTACTTAATTTATGGTTTGTGATTAGCGAACACGATAATGAAATAGCCGTCGGAAACACGTGACGCGTGTTACTTCAGAGGAACGTAAAtaagtgtaatatttttatattttataaatcaaagagaggattttctatattaaaatctccatTTTTAGTTACGgtaaacatatataagttGCACAGACCAATTATGATTATGAAAACTACAATATAGTTTTAACTATAATCTATATCGTTGAATATTAACTATAAAAGTATTGGGTCCAAAAATGACTATACAAATTACGATGACATTGTGGTTGCTGCGACTATTTTTTCCTCTCGGCGCAAGACGTGATATTGGGACTTATAACCGTTATATAGAGAATACATAATTGTAATGCAAAGTATGAATATCTGGCGCCGAGCTAAAAGACACGTCGACTCGCGCGAGCGAGTCTATCAGACGGGAcgaatctttctctctctctctctccctctctctctctctctttcgctctctgGAGAACAAACAGCGCGCGACCTTTTCCGCGGCGCGTGACGCCGCCGGCAGAGAGAATGCGCGCGGCGAATACACACACGCGGCACGCGCAGGTGGAATTCAGGTGGGTGGGTGTGTCGCGGGCGCATATACGTGtattacgtatatgtatacgtacCTCGTCCGAGATATCTCCCAACTGCTGGCGATCCTCCGTCTCGAGCCTCTCCTCGATCTCCTCGCGACTTCTCACCACCGTCTCGTTCAGCTCCTTCTGCACGACGTTACCGCCATTTCCGGTCACAGTACCACCTGCCGCCGGCCGCCGCCAGTCGACCTCCTGCGGTTGATCCCCGGTCGTGCGTCTCTAAACACCGGTTCGCGGACCAGTTAAAAGCACGTTtccttgcgcgcgcgcgcgcgatactACAAAGGAAGCCGATTCTGCATACGCTAATGTATGCAGAATCGATGAACAATAGGCGCGTGTCGAAAACGAGGAAGGAGAAGGAATTTCTCGCGATTGTTGCATCTTTCGTCTCGTAAGAATTATCAGGAATAAGACGCAATCTGAAATCCTCTTGattatcacaaaaaaaaaaatgaaataatagaaaaatttgaaatataagacTTCAAGAGTTCGTTTACGTCATTTGTGTTTATCGTGCCAAGTTTATTAGCGGAACTTTGACAGCTATTCGAAAAACGTACGAACCTCCTGAGTCGTGTGCTCCTGCTGCTCAACGTCCTCGGTCGTGTTTGTGGTGACGAAGGGCCCGGAGTCGACGACCACCTCGCCGTCCTCGAGAACGACCTGCCGCTTCACCCTCGTCTCGATCTGCCGGGTGGTGGTAATCTCCTTCTTCTTGCGGGTCTCCCATTCCTCTGAAAGCCGGAAGCGGGCGTTCTTTCAGCCTGGCTCGCAGCACCGGCGCATTGTTTCGCAAAACTAATTTCTCGGTCCCGAACAAACGGACATAAAATGCGGACGATGAGCCGACGATGATAGAAGGAGGGAGATAGGGGAGGTGGAGGGGAGGTCTCTTTTGTGTGCCGCGATCGACATCGCTGTCAATTATCGCGCCTTCGTGCACTTCTGGCCGCGCCAAATGAACGAAATAACAGCTTATCCGCCCCGAGTAAACAGTTACTTTTGCGATCGCAATGTTTGTCAAATAGAGAGAAACGAAACCGACTGGAAAAGATTCTTTGCtcttccaaaaaaaaaaaagaaaaaagaaatgccCACGGTCCACGAAATCTTATCTCTTATTTGAACGACAAAGGGATGGGTGTTTGGCAGGTATAGATCCGGACCGctcaaatactaaaaatttctggGTCGAGATTACAGCCATCTTTTAACGTTGCTGGCGCGCGTGCGTCTTGGGAAGCGTCTTGGATAATTTAAACAcgagatttgaaaaaaaaaaaaatgacaaacgTTCTAGTAGTAAAATCTACCTGCCGCTTCACATACGGAACAACGTATTTCCTATAAATAACGCATTTACTGTTCTTTGCCCTCTGGTTATGAATTATGCGTGTGCCGATGTTAATAGCGtcatcttaataaaattttagcccGCACACACCGGCGGCATAAACGGCCGGCACGGATTACCATTTTCGCTTGTGGATTAACATTTCCGTTCGAGGAATTTACCTTCTTTGATTAATGCCACGGAGTTCTCAGGGTCAACCTGAAAAAAGGAAacaatatgtatgtaaatccGCCTACGACTCGCTGCGAGAATGTCGGAGAAGCGAAGGAGCGATTCCTCTCGACTTAAGGACATTCCGGGGAAGTTACGTATCGCGAGAAGTACGTCTACCGCAAATAACTTCGCGGTAACCGCTTTCTTACTCCATGTTACACGCGACTAAACTCCTGACCGACACCCGGCAGATTCCGATCCGACAGGGACGTTAACGTGGTAGTAAGATCATTCGCAAGATCGACTCCGGCGAATAAACGCGCGAGTGACTCGCGGGGGGATTTTCTGTCCGACACAATTACGCGGATTACAAGCAATCgcgtataattaatataatatgtacaagaaGTATTTAATGTACTGCAGGTTTAAGCTCGAACGAAAGTATGAGAAAAGCCTGCATTAATTGAAAAGTAAGAAATCGATGGCTTTATCTACCACACAgcgaaatgtttttttattcaataaatctcGGCCAATCTTCTCAGTTCGACAAactcaacaaatttttttcttaatgatcACTCAGATTTATTTCGTCAACTCTTCGTACATTAAATCCTTCGAACAGGTGCGGAATGTAGGCCCGAGAATATGAACTCTGAAGGAGAAACGCGCGAGCGTCTGAGAAAATGCATTCTGAAGAGGCCGGAGAAAATGTTACTCACGAGAATAGAGGAGTGGGTATTCGCCGGTGGACGGGCCTCGTATCGGCGTGTCGAAATCACTTCCATCATTCGATCATGTCTGCTACATAGTCCTGATGCTCCTGATGATCGGATCACTTTTGGTTTGTCCTTGCGAGGTGGAATTCAGCTGACAAACGAGCAACGACGTTTCCGCCTCACGTTCTGTTACAATTTCGTGGAAACGGTAATCAATTTGTGTGACAAAGTTAAGAAgatataaaatgcaaataaaaataaacactttgatcagcaatattttcttgtaattaaacgatggtgtttttattttaatcggcAAAGCGTGAAACTTTCAGGGAAACGAGAAGGAACTTCAACTCCTGCTAACGATAATTTTGTGTGGCATTGATGCTCTTTGAGGAAATcgatacataaatatatatatatatatatatatatatatatatatatatataattaaatatttaaatttatttaatattatgattgtccaatattttacaattaggATCTGAGAATAGTGGAAGGAATGTCACCATTTCTTCGATAATACAGGATTCGATTCGAGATGTCAATCTTGCCATCCCTCTTTTCATTCTTCCGACTTACGTCGACGCACATGTGAGGAACACGCAACTCGCGAAGCTGCAATAATTCATTGGAAAGCTCTCTCTGcgtagagagaaagagagagagagagagagagagagagagagagagagagagagagagagagaaaagccgAAGGCCGCGGTGGCGAGCCTGTGGTCGCGAGTAACCTCGATATGGTACGCGCGATACGATATCGAGATGTGGCTAAAGACACCAGGTACAGCCGTTTGCTCTATGCCCTATATCAATGGCGTAAGTGATGCGCAAATGATCGGAGAGTTCGATTGAGTTATTCGTCAAAAAGGATAATTGACGCGTGATTAAAGAACGATTAATTTCTGCGGTTATTATCGAGATAATAATTCCcagaaattgtaaaagatGAAATACACTAGCTGCAGAATAAGCGaagcgatttttttcttcaaataggAATAACAGAAAAATAGTAGTATACacgaagagaattttctcttaaaaatttatcctataaatttgatgaaatttggataaaattcTTCGATGTCCATGTTATCCCACGACTATCATAATCTTACAGAAATTCTAAGAGAAAGTTTTCTCCATTTACAATGTGTTAAAACAGAagagtgagaaaaaaatatatgtttacgCAGGACTTACACTTTTCCGGTTTCACAGATAATAAGTATCTGATATATA
This sequence is a window from Monomorium pharaonis isolate MP-MQ-018 chromosome 3, ASM1337386v2, whole genome shotgun sequence. Protein-coding genes within it:
- the LOC105838571 gene encoding muscle M-line assembly protein unc-89 — its product is MMEVISTRRYEARPPANTHSSILVDPENSVALIKEEEWETRKKKEITTTRQIETRVKRQVVLEDGEVVVDSGPFVTTNTTEDVEQQEHTTQERRTTGDQPQEVDWRRPAAGGTVTGNGGNVVQKELNETVVRSREEIEERLETEDRQQLGDISDEAYQKAVRNNRGDLRVALAESSKQLAPQSGPRVIQHTTRSNKVIDTEKTLEKKELKADGLIVTEKKRTVEHEEIKDDEVPDDGEDDNDDASETRKESSQRYVKKREEDVVDYISAGERVGREMRYVAETTEGERIGDWSPSPTGMRTTRFHKYPGFSDAARKDALTKKPLDLEEEDEARKFETSKWLESHFGSDSRSSHGSLDADDSPLPTGTNTSYINVTMKSCAPKERDYQNASSSRNQRRGRESGSPSEYFHGISEWSERYQGKEKQNHARANSPVRYVEAPRVNGHAHGHKRNQVESSHSKTYESFRREYQDYVDERQRTPSPPVRRRSKEQWAKSEERISSNEPPSGRTSSPVHVVQRTWESRNRDVRSQTPERDYRSTTPRSRSISPKSPMNGREEKKSDSSRASKGQGSKYKIGESFRKLVGKLRSASTERKNKRASGGSTSQLTQTDDNGPTYMQYNVIDRNIPFVSERDMDENSHKPPERPPRSPRNPSGKVATKTTTRLADHGVQEWQRSESTPPPLQRYYLGEDPFGGSIYGREKGYENDRDRPRQGRSRGSGKIAVDSEHSVATSSSLGRFSKSTGRLTVGDHERDEHFRSTQTLPRNLHSAGDGQSARPQARRHQKANIARYGTPGKLGQHQQQQQQYSSMINISIKNTVSTSPKVNAPPAYSTLQAPPKPERTYKSTLSRSKSFNVEADRNGGAPAVRAPYTSNLHLNRLDETPPLKSPGILASISRSNRDLSRDGKY